One region of Ananas comosus cultivar F153 linkage group 9, ASM154086v1, whole genome shotgun sequence genomic DNA includes:
- the LOC109715678 gene encoding probable calcium-binding protein CML41: MANVVVSKPSSSSSSSKRLSGKCSFKLGLPLLCGPSPASSPTPSPRRSPAPDRLDDLRRVFRHIDRDMDGKISSSELRAFFSSVSDDAAAADDLPSVGDDLDFAGFVALMETRGGGGGGGEEEEVEDLRRAFEMFEAVKGSGRITPRGVQRVLSSLGDERSFADCEAMIRAYDINGDGELDFTEFHRMMSA; this comes from the coding sequence ATGGCGAACGTCGTCGTCTCCAAaccctcgtcgtcctcctcctcgtcgaaGCGCCTCTCCGGCAAGTGCAGCTTCAAGCTCGGGCTCCCCCTCCTCTGCGGCCCCTCCCCCGCCTCCTCCCCCACTCCCTCTCCCCGCCGCTCCCCCGCCCCAGATCGCCTCGACGACCTCCGCCGCGTCTTCCGCCACATCGACCGCGACATGGACGGCAAGATATCCTCCTCCGAGCTCCGCGCCTTCTTCTCCTCCGTCtccgacgacgccgccgccgccgacgatcTCCCCTCCGTCGGCGACGACCTCGACTTCGCCGGATTCGTCGCCCTTATGGAgacccgcggcggcggcggcggcggcggagaggaggaggaggtggaggatcTGCGGAGGGCGTTCGAGATGTTCGAGGCGGTGAAGGGATCGGGGCGGATCACGCCGCGCGGGGTCCAGCGGGTGCTGAGTAGCCTCGGCGACGAGCGATCCTTCGCGGATTGCGAGGCGATGATCAGGGCGTACGACATCAACGGCGACGGTGAGCTCGACTTTACCGAGTTCCACCGCATGATGAGCGCTtaa
- the LOC109715496 gene encoding protein DETOXIFICATION 29-like, protein MGGALETLCGQAVGSGKLQMLGIYMQRSWIICLATALILTPVYIFTPPILKFVHQTKDISEVAGRYTLWAIPQLFAYAVNFPLQKFFQSQSKVWVMTIISGVALGIHALLNWIFVTKRGYGIVSAANVGNFSWWLINLAQFIYLVSGCFKEAWGGFSMEAFKNLAAFVKLSLASAIMLCLELWYYTAVIILVGCLKNPELAIGAIAICMNYQIWTLMISIGFNTAVSVRVSNELGANHPKAARFSVIVTVSTSAFIGLIFMVIVIVERKQLPKFFTDIPELVREASELGYLLAATIVLYSIQPVLSGVAIGAGWQSMVAFINIACYYLIGLPIGAIFGFKLKLNALGIWVGMLIGTILQTTILFMIIARTKWHIEATQAEERIRLWGGQIELHTNQGPV, encoded by the exons ATGGGAGGTGCCCTGGAAACCCTTTGTGGCCAAGCTGTTGGTTCTGGAAAACTCCAGATGCTAGGGATTTACATGCAACGATCGTGGATAATCTGCCTAGCCACGGCATTGATTCTGACCCCAGTATATATCTTCACACCACCAATCTTAAAGTTTGTCCATCAAACCAAAGATATCTCCGAAGTCGCAGGGAGATACACACTATGGGCTATCCCTCAGTTATTTGCGTATGCCGTGAATTTTCCCCTGCAGAAATTCTTCCAATCTCAAAGCAAAGTATGGGTAATGACCATAATTTCGGGGGTCGCTCTCGGCATCCATGCTTTGTTAAACTGGATTTTTGTAACAAAGCGGGGTTATGGCATAGTTAGTGCAGCAAATGTTGGAAATTTTTCGTGGTGGCTTATTAATTTGGCACAATTTATCTACTTAGTATCAGGGTGTTTCAAAGAAGCCTGGGGAGGATTTTCTATGGAGGCCTTTAAGAACCTTGCTGCTTTTGTTAAGCTTTCACTTGCATCAGCTATAATGCTCTG CCTAGAGCTTTGGTATTATACTGCAGTGATCATCCTTGTGGGTTGCTTGAAAAATCCTGAACTCGCAATAGGCGCTATTGCGATCTG CATGAACTACCAAATCTGGACACTGATGATTTCCATAGGATTTAACACGGCAGTTAG TGTACGAGTATCGAACGAACTTGGAGCCAACCACCCAAAAGCAGCAAGATTCTCTGTCATAGTCACTGTTTCTACATCAGCCTTTATTGGTCTAATATTCATGGTTATAGTTATTGTTGAGAGGAAGCAATTGCCAAAGTTTTTCACAGACATACCTGAATTGGTGAGAGAAGCTTCCGAATTAGGGTATCTTCTTGCCGCTACAATAGTTCTCTATAGCATCCAGCCCGTTCTTTCTG GGGTTGCAATTGGAGCAGGTTGGCAATCGATGGTTGCCTTCATAAATATAGCATGTTACTATCTGATTGGGTTGCCGATAGGAGCTATTTTTGGATTTAAGCTCAAGCTCAATGCACTA GGTATTTGGGTGGGAATGTTAATTGGCACAATATTGCAAACAACTATTCTGTTTATGATCATTGCCAGAACTAAGTGGCATATCGAG GCTACCCAAGCAGAAGAACGAATCAGGTTATGGGGAGGACAAATTGAGCTTCACACAAATCAAGGACCAGTATAA